The following proteins come from a genomic window of Edaphobacter sp. 4G125:
- a CDS encoding prepilin peptidase, which yields MTSRIVYEAAGFILGLIFGSFLNVCISRLPQRNSIVKPGSHCPECKAPIRWYDNFPVLSWLFLRGRCRDCNQPIPWRYPAVEMATAVWFTIQAARLHTILHFYFFNSGHNAPSSYAPFAIITNLAVTILGFLLIGLMVMDWQTGLLPDSFTWTGIILGFVLICAQAIFLGPTEDQVLLTRNSIKLTSVGATTDPGNVFLTGPEALIGGRLLAIVGAALVLLVIRWLYRSIRHREGMGLGDVKMLAMIAALLGFWPSILSLFFGTLVASLYGVYLLVRGRAAGSTRLPFGSFLAAGGLLAAQIGDRIIDAYSQLLR from the coding sequence GTGACCTCGCGCATCGTCTACGAAGCAGCTGGTTTCATTCTCGGCCTGATCTTCGGCAGCTTTCTCAATGTCTGCATCTCTCGCCTGCCGCAGCGAAACTCCATCGTCAAACCTGGATCGCATTGCCCAGAGTGCAAAGCTCCCATTCGCTGGTACGACAATTTTCCGGTTCTCAGCTGGCTTTTTTTACGAGGCCGATGCCGTGATTGCAACCAGCCCATTCCGTGGCGCTATCCCGCCGTTGAGATGGCTACCGCTGTCTGGTTCACGATTCAGGCCGCGAGACTCCATACGATTCTGCATTTTTACTTCTTCAACAGCGGCCACAACGCGCCCTCTTCGTATGCACCGTTTGCGATCATCACCAATCTTGCCGTCACCATCCTGGGCTTTCTGCTGATTGGGCTGATGGTAATGGACTGGCAGACTGGGCTCCTTCCGGACTCGTTCACCTGGACAGGAATCATCCTCGGCTTCGTGCTGATCTGTGCACAGGCCATCTTCCTGGGGCCCACCGAGGATCAGGTCCTGCTGACCCGCAACAGCATCAAGCTGACCAGCGTGGGAGCAACCACCGATCCCGGTAACGTCTTCCTTACCGGCCCGGAAGCTCTCATCGGGGGTCGCCTGCTGGCGATTGTGGGAGCGGCACTAGTTCTGCTCGTTATCCGTTGGCTCTATCGCTCCATCAGGCACCGGGAGGGGATGGGCTTGGGCGACGTCAAAATGCTGGCAATGATCGCCGCGTTGCTCGGATTCTGGCCATCTATCCTGTCGCTGTTCTTTGGGACGTTGGTTGCCAGCCTTTATGGCGTCTATCTCCTCGTCCGTGGCCGAGCCGCCGGCTCAACCAGGCTCCCCTTCGGTAGCTTTTTAGCGGCAGGAGGCTTGCTTGCGGCACAAATCGGCGACCGCATCATCGATGCCTACTCTCAGCTTTTGCGTTGA
- a CDS encoding carbohydrate porin, with protein MIRPFQALLLLTLTLPIYANNQRGSKNAPSPEPLPDAPAPAESLSIFPHSDSTRYFISGQANIILQAHGPFHSPYDGTNSLQGRGEYKTSLVGTLFLGLQLHHNLRYATDAIVDFESTGGRGISQALGLAGFTNLDVVRNPNLGSKPYVARVQIHQVIGLTDKLVESDRTPYSLATQLPERRFELHVGKMSLPDYFDINSIGSDSHLQFLNWTVDNNGAWDYAADTRGYTYGAVLEYHDRSWSARYGLAAMPTVANGIDLDWAFSRATGQNFEFELRKSLLGHLASPERKGTVRVLSFVNRAHMGLYRDAVNAFLAGHDPKPDITAHERFREVKYGFGLNVEQEITQNLRTFARFGWNEGQHESYAYTEVDQTVAFGGDYSGRGFSRPNDKIGVAFVSNAISRDHQNYLRYGGLGFLLGDGTLNYARENIVESYYNLHAWRGLYYALNMQFIDHPGYNKDRGPVLVEALRMHVDF; from the coding sequence TTGATTCGACCCTTTCAAGCCCTCCTTCTTCTCACACTGACCCTCCCGATCTACGCCAACAATCAGCGCGGCAGCAAAAATGCACCTTCTCCGGAGCCCCTTCCCGACGCCCCGGCACCTGCAGAAAGCCTAAGCATCTTTCCGCACTCAGATTCCACCCGCTATTTCATCTCGGGACAGGCCAATATCATTCTCCAGGCCCACGGCCCATTCCATTCGCCTTACGACGGCACGAATAGCCTGCAAGGCCGTGGCGAATATAAAACATCCCTCGTGGGGACACTCTTCCTCGGGCTTCAACTCCATCACAACCTGCGCTATGCCACCGACGCCATCGTCGACTTTGAATCCACGGGCGGCCGCGGTATCAGCCAAGCCCTCGGACTTGCAGGATTCACCAATCTCGATGTCGTCCGCAATCCAAATCTGGGATCGAAGCCCTACGTGGCGCGTGTCCAGATTCATCAGGTCATCGGCCTGACTGACAAGTTGGTCGAATCCGATCGCACTCCGTATTCCCTGGCAACACAGTTGCCGGAGCGCCGATTCGAGCTTCACGTCGGCAAGATGAGCTTGCCTGACTACTTCGACATCAACTCTATCGGTTCCGATAGTCACCTTCAGTTCCTCAACTGGACCGTTGATAACAATGGAGCCTGGGACTATGCCGCCGATACTCGAGGCTACACCTACGGCGCTGTCCTCGAATACCATGACCGATCATGGTCAGCCCGATACGGCCTCGCTGCTATGCCTACAGTAGCCAACGGGATCGATCTCGACTGGGCCTTCAGCCGCGCGACTGGACAGAACTTCGAGTTCGAACTGCGCAAGTCGCTGCTCGGCCATCTCGCCTCTCCCGAACGCAAAGGAACCGTGCGCGTCCTCAGCTTCGTCAACCGCGCCCATATGGGACTTTATCGAGATGCAGTGAATGCCTTTCTTGCAGGCCACGATCCAAAACCCGACATCACAGCTCATGAGAGGTTCAGAGAGGTCAAATACGGTTTTGGCTTGAACGTCGAACAGGAGATCACTCAAAACCTGCGAACCTTTGCGCGATTCGGCTGGAACGAGGGTCAACACGAGTCCTATGCCTATACCGAGGTCGATCAGACCGTGGCCTTTGGTGGCGACTACTCCGGTCGTGGATTCTCTCGCCCGAATGACAAGATTGGCGTTGCCTTTGTCTCCAATGCCATCTCGCGAGACCACCAGAACTATCTGCGCTATGGCGGACTGGGCTTTCTTCTGGGCGACGGCACGTTGAATTACGCTCGCGAAAACATCGTCGAAAGCTACTACAATCTGCACGCATGGCGCGGGCTGTACTATGCGCTCAATATGCAGTTCATCGATCATCCTGGCTACAACAAAGACCGTGGCCCGGTACTCGTCGAAGCTCTTCGTATGCACGTCGACTTCTAA